In Puntigrus tetrazona isolate hp1 chromosome 23, ASM1883169v1, whole genome shotgun sequence, the DNA window ATTGTTTCATATGTTGGCTGCCtacaaaaatgttatgaaaaaatatgttagGGATAATGTGATTTTACGTAATCCAATTGACAGTTTTCTTCTTAAATACCATTTAACAAGCTTGGCCGGGACAGGCTTCTTTTCAGGCTCTTCAATACAGGGTAGAGTCAAAAACTGATTATTAATGGTTTTTAGATGATCCTCTGCATGCCTCTGTAAAtcaattaacaaatatttacaagCATCATTCTTCCATCCTTCacattgtatatattttcactgcataaatctctctctctctctctctctatatatatatatatatatatatatatatatatatatatatatatatatatatatatatatatatatatacataacaaatgttAACATATGTTAAGTACAAGTCTACAAAACTCAGATTTTGCAATTTCTTTACACTCTCTCTGCACagaattttgtgcatttaattaatgcagATCTCAGTTATCCAGAACTAATCAAGTTAAGTTGTCATAAAGTTGTCGTTATATACCCTTATTCCATGTTCTGTCCTGCTGATAGCTGCATCCAAAGCTTGAATGTCCAAAACTTCCCCATTCTCTTGCACAGTCAATcgaacaagatttttttttagttgtctTAAATCATCCTGCAcctaaaacacaataaaaatcaaaagaaaatacttttgcaAACGTAATTGTATCGCATTTACTTATATAACGCAACTAGCACAGTTTTAAAGGAATTAAAACTTCAACAGTTGCTGTCAAAGCTTCTTTTATATTATCTTGTACTTGAGCACATTACCTGTACTAAAATATGCCCAACTTCGTCCTTATTCTTAAGGACGTCGGCCATTTTTCTACTAAATAATTCAGGTCacatttaagcttttttttctagTTGTGCCTTCGCGCTTGTTTccaagttttaattttttcccaaaCAAAGGTCTGGCTGTAACTATGGCAACACGACGCTTGTAGCAATACAGTCTCAGTAAATGGGTTAAACACAGTGGGCCAGTAATATTTGTTAGTATTACCATTTTGCTATTAATGGAAAGCTGTATGACAGGAAAGCTGTTTTGATTTAACTCTAATTAAACTTTAGATTTTCAAGCAGGCGCGCGCGCAGACACGGAAGTAAGTTGAGGTTAGAGGTGAAAGGTTTTCTGGAGGTGGTTGACAGCAAGTGCTAACTTTCATTAGGAGCTGTTTTTAAGTGTCCAAAAGCTTAAAATGGCAGATGATCAAGGAGATGAAGTACTTCCTCTGCCTTGTATCTTAGTCACAAGTTGTGATTCCAGCTTTAAAGAAGAGGAGCTCGTTAGACGTGAGTATAGGGGGGAAATCTATTCTACACTTGTTAGCCTCGATGCTATGCTAACGTTAGCTGTCAACAAGAAACATTCATCGTGTTGTCTCTTAATTACAGGTCAAAATGTGTCGACCGCGATAACGGTTTCATTGTTAACCGCATAACATATACTATGCGTTATTGTATTTTGTAACGGTAgcataaaagcaatattttttttttctagagatTGCCCTTTTGTCATCTTAcaggcttttcttttttttgctgatttcaTGTAACATGCATTGTTTCGTAAACCTAACAGTTGTCACGTTTGTTGCCGTTATCAGTAAATAAACTTAACACAGTCCAACTGGACAATACATGTGAATTATGAGTGATGCTGTTATTGATACAGAGCTAAAATATACAACAAGTGTGCAATATATGTACATAACGTTAGCCTGGTACATTTGGCACATCGATTTTTAATCCTTATGCCCAAGCTAGTGCTTTATTTTAGAACACtatatggattttatttttattctttacgTCTTGTGATTCTTTGTGTCCAGCAGGCGGCAGTATTGAACTTCAGTTAATTTGAACATCACGTCTTACTTTAGAGAGAGTTTTTactagtatttttattattattattattattattattattattattattgatatcaaACTCACCTTGCCAgcaacagtttttaatgtttcatttcagaGATATTGGGCTCAGAATCACTACCTCAAGCTACCAAGACAGAGGAAAGAGTTTCTTGGTATCCATGGACAATCAACAACAAGTACTACACAGCAAACGTCAGCCTATGTGTCGTATCAAGTCCATTCGACATGAATGCAGAGGTTGCCCGGTCTATGCAAGCGTTCATCATTTACTTTGACAGCAAAACTGTGAGTTATCAGCGTTGTGATCGTTTTACAAATCATTTCATAGCGCGCATGCTTGCTTCAGCTCTCTTCGTATTTCAGAAAGACGGCCTAAACAGTGTCAACTCCTGGTTATCAGTAGTGGAGGATTTGGCTCCAGAAGTGCTGATCCTGGTGTGTGACCATGCGCGCGACAGTGGTGAGTGTGCGTTTTTGGTGCTACCTGTTTGTTCGGTGGTTTGGGTGCAACACATGCAGTTTTGTTCAATTCGGTGTAAATACGCCATCGCAGGTGTTAGCAAGCAAGAGGCCCAGCAGTGGTGTCTGGCCCATGCCTTTGAATTAGTAGAGCTCAGCCCTCAAGATCTGCCCGATGAAGACGGtgagagacaaaacaaagtTTAGTCGCCGTTATGCATGTGAATCATTTTGTTTATAGTCTTTGCGTACCCCTTAGATGACTTCCCAGAGTCCACTGGAGTAAAAAGAATCGTTCAGGCCCTCAATGCCAACGTGTGGTCCAGCGTCGAGATGAAAGATGGTGAGATTGTACTGCTTTAATGTGAAGTATACAATGGCATCTGCAACAAATCATATTCGTATTCAATTAGGTTTCCttttaatgatcatttattCCTCTCAGAGCACAGTCAGGGATTTGGGCTAATGAGCAGCCTGGTGGCCTCTCATCACAACAACCCACGACCTAGTCAAGAAACACTGGTTAGCCGTCTAATTGCATTGTTCTTTGAAATACGTagattaatgtaatgtaatgtaattgaCAGTGTTGTTGTTacagacactttttttcttgttattagTCCTCTCATTCCCCATCCAACAGTACAGATGAAGGCACTGAGAGCCAGAGAGCAGAGAACAACCAGAATAATGCAGTAGATTCAGCAGTCGGTAAGCGCTTTTGTGAAGGGCCgatatatttattctaattttgGAGGTAAATTAATGGTAtgacaaaataagatattagcATTGAGGACAAAAAGCCATTGTTTGAAAAATGACTTGTGTGCAGTGTTTGAtgtaatatttgtttgattaaaatctGTCACAGATCCCATGATTGACATAGACATACAGGAGTTGGCTAATCTAACAGCTGGAGATGCAGATGTGGAGAATTTTGAGCGACTTTTTACAAAATTGAAAGAGATGAaaggtacacacacatataatgtcAAAGACATTAAGATGTCAAAAGAAATTTACataagtgattttatgtccatagaaatcactttaaatgtagataaagtgtctacttttaaggtttcaaataagttaggactaaaatgtcaaaataatgtaaaatagtgTCATTCAGTGTTAAACAATATTCATGTAAAAAGTCAAACGTTGTGCTTACTttgacttgtacatattaaaatatatttaaaaagaaggaAGCATGTTACACATATTAGCCAAAAATTAGccaatttaaaactaattagtaTATTGTTTGAAAGGAATTCatgtcataaatagatttttgttgtaaatattcctgacaagattgttatactgaatgacattttagtagGTAAATCAggtaaaatgtgtgaaaaatgaaaacaaaatggcaatttaaacagaaaagttgtgtgtgtgtgtgtgtgtatgtatgtaccTGTATAAAGACAGTTCTTAAAATAATTCACTGAAAGACTTGTTTTCACAAATAACATTCATATTCtcaaaacgttttatttatagaCAAGGCCTCTTCATTGCCACATGAACAGAGGAAAGTACATGCAGAAAAGGTAATGTATCTTTAATATTATCTCATTAATTCTactgctaaaatatttaaaatctaaaagttGCATTAACAGTTGAATCGCCCTCAAACAGGTCGCTAAAGCTTTCTGGATGGCTATTGGTGGAGATCAAGATGAGATTGACGGCTTGTCGTCAGGAGAGGAGAGTTAAGGCCCTTGCTTCCAGCGTTGATACTCAGCCCACCCTTTGAACCCCCAGCCATCCCAAATCTGCCCAGCCCAATCCCGTCCCGTCCGAGAAACATGGAAGAGTGTGGGCAAAAAAAGGCAATGGAAATTTTCACGAAACTGCCGTTACTCTGGCGTCAGTGTCCAGCACCTCAATCAGGCAGTAGAGTGATTATGGGCTTTTGGCTTCAAACACTGTAATCGCAGAGCCGTGGGACGGGTTGCAGGGGGGCAAGATTAACTTGCCTGTTCTCTGGCGGTGTCAGTGCAAGTCTGCAATCACATACAAGGACGAAGCCTATGGTTCTGTCAAAAGAGTTGTAAATCAAATGACGGATGAGCTGACAAAAGTGgattgtttttaaacttttattttgccgATGTAAGTCACAATTACGGACTAAGCTTGTGCATGTCATTAGCTCTTCATCAATTAAAATAACGATCTGTCGAATCAGTTTTGATGTTCTTTTGTTTCGTTTGGAAATACATTTGTCAAATCCGTTTGACACGATGAAATCATTCTTCACGTACTGTAAGACAAAGTCTGAGCGTTgctcttaaaacattttattattaaaacttacaTAACAAAAGTCAATATGACAGTGAATGCGAGAGAAGTAAGCGGTGAGTGTCACGTTACAGAAAAGCATAAAGGAAATTCAGGGCAAATAAACTAAGCACCAGTTTCAGTATATGAATGAAATTACTGACACGATAAGCGGAGAAAGTTGTATTTGCTTTCAAATCAAGAATGCAAGaaaaaagcatataaacaaTATTCGGCAAAAGGACaaatctgaaacaaaaacaaaaacagaccacTGTGTGCTTTGGCCCTGATGAGTCGAAGATAAAgatttaacagcaaaaaaaaaacagcttgggGGGAATCAAACACAAGCGTCAGTCGTTCAATGAaacatcaatttaatttaaaaaaatcaagagATTGTCAGGATTTTTATAATCAGAATTCAGAGCAGacatctaataataaaatgagaaGCATGCTTTTGGACTGCTGATGCATGTTAAAAGCCAGACCATGCATTAAGTGAGCCGCTGAATGTCAGTACTAACAAATCAAGGGATCCGAATAACCTGATGAGCAAAGGGTCCAAGCGTTCAAGAGCTGCCAGCAGTACTCGCCTTCCGTTTTttcagtggaaagttttttttaagccacTCAGAAATTACTGACAGTAAAATAGCGTGGTATGAAGCGCTGTTAGTCGTTCACGTGAGTTCGAGCTCAAAAATCAGTTGAATGTATTGACAGTCCTGAGTTATAGACATCCCTTTCACGCGCCAATCACACGGAACAAAATCAACGAAAGAACAATTGAATCAAGcgatgaaagagaaaaaagttgTGACTTATGGTGGTCACGTTAATGGTTCTGTAAATGTTCACAGGGAAAATCCAGTCATTCGATAGGAGTTTGTGCGATCACACGAAAGACTGATGCTAAATATAATCACAACATTGTTGACAGAAGACATTTTTGCTGATGTGACCATTTTTGTGTTATATCTATGACATGGATCTTAATTACAGTACCCTATGGCAGCAGTAAAAATATACTTTCGCAATCTCCGTTCagtttataatgcaaaaatacttaatacaaaatgtatttgcagAGCATAATTCAAACGGTAACCATcgagttcaaaaaaaaaaaaatggcactaTTAGCTACTAGCATTTGTCACTGACAAATTTCCAATGCTATCTTTTTGTTCAAACCATCACTGGGTGCTTTTCAAAACAAGTGCTTTCCATAATCAAGGCTAAGTACCTCTGTTATAACTCTACACACTCAGTTCCTGTATACAAACCCGGTCGACCGTGCATATGAGACCAAAGGCAATCACATTATATATTGACCTCTCCAGCGCAGTGCAATTTACTTACACACAAACAGCTCCCCGAAGCACTAGCTTCAGGCTAAACATACTGTAAAAGTTCACACAAGACCCCTTCACTGAAGGTGGTGGAAACAAAGCACTCTTTGAGGATGTTTATTAATCTAAACAATCATATTCAGAGCCCAAGATTGTAATACCTTCAGATCAAATTAAATGTGCGATACACTTCTTGATCACaacaaaaatggacaaaaatcaAGATTTCGTTAtcacatttaaattcacaatgAGGAGAACGCCTCATTTCAAACTCGTCGCGCTGAAGAAATATCATCCGTGCTCCTTGAGTGTCGTTGTCCAAAGTGCTTCGACTGTACTTGTCTATTTTTGCCCCCAGCAAAATATTAGGATCTTGTCAATGATAAAGTGACGCTCTCGAGGAGTCCAGCAGGTGTTCGTCTTCCTTCTCCCTCCCCCCTGTCCTTGGTTTCGCTCTTTTTGTTTGCTTGGCATTCAGCAGCAATAGAGGATGTCGTTAGAAAGGGTATGGTTACGTGAAACGGGCCGAGGTTTTCGTCCTATGACACGCTGGAGCAGCGGAGGTTCGGGGAGCCCATCTGAGTGAGCACCTTGTCCAGCCACTGCAGGGGGCCGTTGAGATGCAGCTCTATCCAGCAGGGGGTGCTGGTCACTGTCTGCCGCCTGCGGGAAGGAGAATCTGGGTCACTAATGTGCTTCCATGCCTGCCGAGCATTTTTAACAAACTACAGAGCAGCCAGGAATATCCGTTTACATAATCAAAGGCAGCCATTAGCTTTTTGTGTGCTActgtcacagaaataaagtgATTAAACCTCATTCGTTTTTAATACCTAGCATTTGAGCACAGAGCACTCGATGAATGGATTTAGGAAAGCAGGTTCCACCTTTGCATAAGCAGTAAGATAATACATGAATGGTAGAAGTGAGTaaatcttattttcatttagaataactgttttctactgtaatatatttgaaaagctgaatattctctttttattctattcctaagcgtcacatgatcctacagaaatcattataatgtgcttatttgtttttttatggctAATTGTTTCGGGTCAATGgtaaacagttatttttggCCAAGGAAAACAcaagcctttttaaaaaaagaaaaattttccAGGACAACAACAAGATTTTCTaggacattttacattttctctctATTTCCATTTGTTTTCCAGGACTGGAAAATTGGTCATTAATTTCCCAGGTTTTCCAGGATGCATGGAAACCATTGACcgtcattcttttttttttttttgcggaattttgcatgaattaaatctaaataacagaaaataataatgcaccatgtgtccttgctgaataaaagcatttttctttcaaaaaaaaaattttgatcCCAAACTGACCCCAAAAACTATAACTAttatacaaaagtaaaaatgagaaaaaaaatcacaaacttttgaacagtagtgtagcGTGCTACCTGTGATGACTGAATTATTACAGGATAGAATATAACCTTCAATAATAggaatatatgtaatttattgcagAATATTAAGATGTATTAATGGTTACGCTTTATTTAAAGGCATCCTtgtttacagtgaaataatacaattaagcactgagtaatattaattaccTACAAGTACTACTTACTACATGGTTAGttttaggattagggtttgttACAAGCTTGTAATTATGcacaatttattgttattataatagtaagtacatgtaacgtgtaactAGGACACCTTAATGTAAAGTGCTAACGTattcattttgttcaaaaaaaaaaaaactgatcctAAGCTTTTGAACGGCAATGTGCCTTGATTGGCTCACCTGTATTCTGCCCCAGCCTTTGTGAAACTCATGCGAATGGTACACATACGGGTGAGCTGGTACACGGCCTCAAATCCCTGATTCACTGATTGGGCCAACAGAGCCGCAAACTCCTGATTATTGAAAATCTTCAGATTACAGCCTGAGGCgaacacaaatatatatggTTGAGCGCTATGAAACGGTACGAGGAAGTCTGACACTAGAACATGTTCGAGTGACTCACAGGATGTATGTTCAACCAATCAGTACACAGACGGGCTGACTCACCTGGAGGAATCTTACATACTGTGGCTGGGTGCCAGCCATACCGCTGGTTACAGTTGGGACTCTGGACGAAAATAGCACTGTCGCTCAGGCACTCGGCAAACACCTCACCTCCGATGTAATATAAACGCACACCTCGGCCTGAAAAAAAGGTTATGAGGTTAAACAGATACAGCTAACTGCACAAACTGCAATTGCAGTATCTTCCAGTATTtggtgttatatttatatatatatatatatatatagcgagCTGAATGTACCGATGTGTCTGCGTGTCAGCTCCACGGCTGCATTGCGGTTGACGTTGGACAGCAGGCCCAGGCAGAAGCGCTCTGCGTTAGAGGGGTCCGTAAAGCCATCTACGGTCAGAGACGGTTGGGAGGCGTGGAAAGTCTCGCCCACACGCTGATTCAGCTCGTAGTAGGAAATCGAGCACCAAAATGCGGATTCACAATATGTTACCGGCTGCAGATCTAACatacacgcgcgcacacacacacacacacacacacacacacacacaaaaatgggCATGAGAAAAGATCAGAGTTGCAAAACAAGCGCAGAACAAAGATAAAGTGTGAAAGAACAGGAAAAGCTCTGGACTTTGGATTCTGGTGTAAAATCAGTGTCACATTGTGACAGAATGTGGCCCTTTGAAAACAGCGGGCCGTCCATGTGAAATtggttatttgttatttttactgcaGGGCCTCCTGGTGTCTCTGCAGAGATAGAACAACCCAGAGAcaggatattattattattattacattacccTGGGCTGACTGAGAGGACAGAAACAAAAGACCCTTTTCTATGAGGTTTCCTCTTTTACAGCTAAGAGGCAAAGCCTGGGACTGGGGCACACTAACCACACACATGCTTCATTGTGACACGAGagagaacaaacacaaacacagattcaGCGATGGCCTGGATAGCGGCttagattaaatatttactgttaaaTAATTGTTCTAAATTTgtcttttataaatgtacatttattcgacatatatatttttatactacactatattatatactaatgtatattaaaataatcgctgctttccataaaatattaag includes these proteins:
- the LOC122328910 gene encoding alpha- and gamma-adaptin-binding protein p34-like translates to MADDQGDEVLPLPCILVTSCDSSFKEEELVRQILGSESLPQATKTEERVSWYPWTINNKYYTANVSLCVVSSPFDMNAEVARSMQAFIIYFDSKTKDGLNSVNSWLSVVEDLAPEVLILVCDHARDSGVSKQEAQQWCLAHAFELVELSPQDLPDEDDDFPESTGVKRIVQALNANVWSSVEMKDEHSQGFGLMSSLVASHHNNPRPSQETLSSHSPSNSTDEGTESQRAENNQNNAVDSAVDPMIDIDIQELANLTAGDADVENFERLFTKLKEMKDKASSLPHEQRKVHAEKVAKAFWMAIGGDQDEIDGLSSGEES